A single Halarcobacter anaerophilus DNA region contains:
- a CDS encoding transporter substrate-binding domain-containing protein, protein MKRLILALAVLLSSSVFADDINLWKKSTLNKILERGELQVCMEPGYMPFEMKDKKGRIIGYDVDFAKKMAKDMGVKLKLLPTAWDGIIAALVTGKCDIIMSGMTITQQRNLKINFADPYVVVGQTIMMKKELEGKIKSAKDLDKPEYTVVTKLGVTGEVATRKFFKNAKIITFETEADAASEVLNGKADAMVYDQPYNVLFMSDKGKGKLIHLDKPLTYEPLAWAVRKGDPDFLNWLNNFLRQMQEDKVVGFSDELYKKWLVDTDWLKRVQ, encoded by the coding sequence ATGAAAAGATTAATTTTAGCATTAGCAGTGCTTTTGTCTTCATCTGTATTTGCAGATGATATAAACTTATGGAAGAAATCTACTTTAAACAAGATTTTAGAAAGAGGTGAATTACAAGTATGTATGGAACCTGGGTATATGCCTTTTGAAATGAAAGATAAAAAAGGAAGAATTATAGGTTATGATGTGGATTTTGCCAAAAAAATGGCAAAAGATATGGGAGTAAAACTAAAACTTCTTCCAACAGCTTGGGACGGTATTATTGCGGCACTTGTTACGGGTAAATGTGATATTATTATGTCGGGTATGACAATTACTCAACAAAGAAATTTAAAAATCAATTTTGCAGACCCTTACGTAGTAGTAGGTCAAACAATAATGATGAAAAAAGAGTTAGAAGGTAAAATCAAATCTGCAAAAGATTTAGATAAACCTGAGTACACTGTAGTTACTAAATTAGGTGTCACAGGGGAAGTTGCAACTAGAAAATTCTTTAAAAATGCAAAAATTATAACATTTGAAACAGAAGCGGATGCTGCATCTGAAGTTTTAAACGGAAAAGCAGATGCTATGGTTTATGATCAACCGTATAACGTACTTTTCATGTCTGATAAAGGAAAAGGGAAACTTATTCATTTAGATAAACCTCTTACTTATGAGCCGTTAGCATGGGCTGTTAGAAAAGGTGATCCTGATTTCTTAAACTGGTTAAATAACTTTTTAAGACAAATGCAAGAGGATAAAGTAGTTGGATTTTCCGATGAACTTTATAAAAAATGGTTAGTTGATACTGACTGGTTAAAAAGAGTTCAATAG